Genomic window (Thermoplasmata archaeon):
CGCGGCGTTGAAGGTCGCGGAACGCCTCGGTCCCGACGCCACCGTGGTCACGCTCATGGTCGACTCGGGTCTGCGGTACCTGAGCACGGACCTGTACCGCTGAGCCGCCAGACGCCTATCCCACGTGCTCCCGGAGGAACGGGATCGCGTGCGGCACGCTCAGGTCGCTCCGCGCGAACGCGGAGAGATGGCCCGTTCCGGGAATGCGCACGCCGCGCCCCTTCGGCAGCGAGGCGAGCGCCGTCTCCGTCCGGTGCTCGACGTCCTCCCGCTCCCCCGTCAGCATGAGGAGCGGGATTCCGAACGTCGCGTACAGGCTCTTCGGACCCTGCCACGACCGCCAGGCGATGCGGTCGAGTGCGTACATGAGCGGGTCGCCCTCGCGCACGTTCGCGTCGATCAGGTTGGGGAATCGGTCGTTGCCCTCCTTCATGTGGCGGTCGACGTCCTGCGCGACGCCGCGCTTCGCGACGTTCTCCCGGATGAACGCCTGCGGGTCCGCGATCGGCGGCAGCTCCGTGTAATTCTGGTCGACCAGGCTCCCCGTCCCGACGAGGGCCCGCAACCGTTCCGGGTGCGCGGCACCGAAGGCCATGCCGACCATCACGCCGTTGGAGTATCCCCAGAAGGCCGTGGACTCCACGCCGAGGTCGTCGAGGACCGCGGCGACGTCGGAGACGAAGCAGGGCATCCGATGGTCCTCGACTCCGGTCGGATGCCCGCTCCTGCCGCGCCCCCGTGGGTCCATCAGGATGATCCGGAACCCCTTGAGCGCGTCGACGTAGCCCGCGAGCTCCCAGATGCGGCCGGAGCCTCCGGCGCCCGTGTGGAAGAGGAGAGGGGGTCCCTTGCCGCGGACGTCGTAATAGATCGTCACGCCCCCGCTCTTCACCTTGGCCATGCGTCCGCCTCCGCGCCGCGCACGACGCCGGCGTTACTTACGCTTTCCCCAAGGTGGGACGCCGAGGGCCTGCGCCACACCCGCGGTGTCGGGGACGATGACGTCCGCGGCGGTGAGGCTCTCGCAGGTGTTGGTCGTCGGCACCGCGATAACGCGGAGCCCGGCAGCCTTCGCGGACTCGATGCCCAGGGGCGCCTTCTCCATGACGACCACGCGGTCCCACGCAACGCGGAGTTCGCGGAGCGCCTCTCGGCCCTTCTCGCCTTCCGAGTCCTGCGCCGTTCGAGGCCACGCCTGCAGCAGGCCTGCGGCCGCGGTTCTTCCTTCACCCGAGCCACTGCGGGAACGCGATCGTGGAGTCGAAGTCGTTCGTCGTCTTGTACCGCTCGAATCGGCCGTTCGCGGCGGAGGCCGCGGTCCGCTTCATGATCGCCGCGACCTCGGCCGCGTTCATCGGCCGGAAGGTCGTCGCGGCTCGGATGGCCTGTTCCAGGATCGTCATCGAATCGCACCCCGTGATCACGACGCTCGTGGGGAGGTTCAACGCGTACTGCAGGGCCTCGATTGGTGTCACGGTCTTCGTCTCGAGGACCTGGCGGTCTCCCAGGGGCTTCATCCCCAGGACGCCGATGTGTTCCCGGACCAGGACGGGCAGGACGCGCTTCTCGAAGCTGTCGAAGTGGGCGTCCAGCACGTTCAGCGGCATCTGGACCGTGTCGAACCGGAAACCGTGCTCCTTGGCGATCGCGAGCATCTTGAGGTGGATGGCCGGGCTCTTGTGGCCCGTGAAGCCGAGGTAGCGGATCTGGCCCGCGTCCTTGGCTTCGAGCGCGGCCTCGAGCGCGCCACCAGGGGCGAAGATCCGCTCGGGGTCCTCGGGACGGATGATCTCGTGGAACTGGAGCAGGTCGATCACGTCCGTCTGGAGCCTCCGCAGGCACTCCTCGATCTGGCCCGCCGCGGACGTTCTGGTTTGCCCGTCGATCTTGGTCATCAGGAAGACGCGTTCGCGGTATCCGTCCCGGAGCGCCTTTCCCATCCGGATCTCGCTCGCGCCGTCGTTGTAGTCCCACGAGTTGTCGAGGAAGGTGATGCCCCGGTCGATTGCGGTGCGGATGATTCGAATGGCCTCCGCTTCGGCGACCGTCGGCGCGCCGATGTGCCATCCGCCGAGTCCGATCGCGGACACGCGCTCTCCCGTGCGGCCCAGGGTGCGGATGGGGATGTCCGCGCTCTCCATTGGCTTCTGAATTGGCGCGAGGGACCCGCTCATCCTGCCCAGAACTCCTGGAGTCGATGGATTCCTCCCACTCCAACCGGGACGTCCGCTTGAGTTTTGCGCCGGCGAATCCAAGTTAGTTCTGCTCGCCTCTAGTCGATGAGTTTCGCCCGATCCGGGTCCGGTGCCCGGACGCGGCCCCAGGTCCTCACGGCGTGGTCCGCCACGGCGGTGCCTGCGTAGAACCCAATGACCACTTCGACGACGCTGGTGAGGTTCCCGATGAACGTGGTCGCCAAATCCTTGCTCGCGGTGCCGACTCCCACGAAGACGAGGACCGGTGCCATACCGAAGTACACCGCGAGGACGGACGCGAGGATTGCGAGCTGGATTCCGTCCCTCTCGAAGGCTCCCTTCGCCACGTATCCCAGGAGGAGCATTCCGAGGAGCGTGATAATGCCCATGCTCCCGAGCGACCATGCCAGGGAGATGCTGCCTCCCACCCCGAACCACCAGATCAGGATGTCGATGATCACGATTCCGACGCCCACCACAACGAGTTCTCGCTTCACAGTCATCTGCGACACCCCCTCCGCATCTCATCCGTGGCGGGCGCCTTAATGGTATGGCGCGTTCTCTCGCCGGATTTCAGGGACCGCGGCACGGGGCAGATTTCGTCGGACTGCCTCGGGCAGGGGGTTCTCGGAGAGCCCAGCGGTTGGTGGTCACATCTGTCCGGATGAGGCAAGTACCAGGACCGCTCTCCTCCCGACCAAGGAGCAGCGATCGACGTGGCGGAGATGAATCGCGTGTCGCGGTTCTTCGTGAACCGGTTCAACGCGCGGCGGAGCGCGCGGATTCACGCCTGGATTCAGAGGAGCGTCTCCTTCCCGGCGGGTGCCAGTCTCCTGGAGATCGGATGCGGGAACGGGGACCTCGCGGCGCGGGTCGTCGACGGTTTCCATCCTGCGCGGTACGTGGCCACGGACCTCGATCCCCGCCAGCTCGAGGCCGCCCGGAGGCATCTCGCGGACCGTTACCAGGGCGGTCTACCCGCAGCCCTGGAGCTGCGCGAGGCCGACATGCTCCACCTCCCGTTCCCCGACGGTTCCTTCGACGCGGTCCTCGCGGTCGTCTCGATCCACCACGCCACCCCGAACCACCACGAGTCGGGAGAGGTGCCGCACGCCCTGGCGGAGATCAACCGCGTGATCCGCCCCGGCGGCGCCCTCGTCTACGAGGAGATTCTGCACAAGGACCTGATCCGGTCGTGGCTTGCGGAACACGGGTACGTGCTCTCCGGGATCGAGCGCGGCTTCAAGCGGGAGTCCGTGGTCGCGCGGAAGCCTGGGACCGCGTGAAAGGTCCGCGAGCTACGACTTCTTGCCCTTCTTCGGAGGCATCGAACCCACGTGCACGAAGGCTTTCCGCGCCCACTCCTTGGCACGGGACACATCCTTCATCCAGGATTCGGGCAGGGTTGCATACCCGGCCATGGCGTGCCCCGTCACGGGTTCGAAGGGACCGCCGCCGCGCTCCTTGAGGAGCGTCCTCAGTTCGGGTTCCGGGAGCTTGAGGAACACCTTCTTCCCCAGGGCGCCGGCGAACATGTTCCCGTTCACAAAGCTCCCGAGACCGCCGAACATCGACCGCGTCTGGATCCTGCCATCCGCGGGGAGAATCCGGTCGTAGAAACGCCGTGTCTCCGGGTCGAGGCGCGGGAGCTTCATGGCTGCACGAATCGGGGGCCGTCGGGTAAGCCTTCCCCCGACTCGCGGAGGCGGCCACCGCGGGCTCCCCCGGCGCAAGTTCTTATATCGGTATTCCGATATCGGCAAATCGATACGAGGCACGGACCATGTGGGGCATGCATCGTCGCCGCGGACTGAGGATGTGGGTCCTCTCCCTGCTCGCCCGCGGACCCAAGAACGGCGCGGAGATCATGAACGCGATCGAGGAGATGAGCCAGGGCTGGTGGCGTCCGTCCCCGGGTTCCATCTACCCGCTCCTGGACTCGCTCGTCCAGGAGGGCCTGGCCGCGAAGCGCGCGGACGGGCGGTACGAGCTCACGGCCACGGGGCAGCAGAGCATGGAGATGCCCTGGGGCCCGTGGGGTCCCTGGGGAATGCGAGGGGCGCAGGCGCCCGGCGTGGACGGTGTGCTGAACGACATGGGCGGCTACGTCTCCTACCTGGAGGACGTCGGCCGCAGCGACCCGTCCGGGATCGACCGGAACCGGGATCGCATCAAGGGTTTGGCGGACCGTCTGTCCGCGTTGACCAAGACGTGACGGAGGACGTACGATGTACGACGAACGCAGGTGGCATCCTGGGCATTGGATTCGGCTCGGTTTCCTGGTGATCTTCGCGGTGTTCGTGGTGGCCATGATTTACTACATGTTCACCTACGCACCCGGCGTGGCGGGCACCGGACCGTTCGTGTACTGGTTCCCGTTCGGGTGGATCTGGATCTTCTTCGGGTTCTTCCTGTTCTTCGGCCTGCTTCGGTTCGCCTTCTGGGGACCCCGGTGGGGGTACTACCGCCACTACGGGTACGGGTACGGCCGGGAGAACGAGGCGTACCATATCCTCCGCGAGCGCTACGCCCGCGGCGAGATCACGAAGGACCAGTACGACGCGATGATGCGGGACCTGTACCAGCAGGCGCAGAACCCGCCGCCGAACCCGCCGCGGTACTGAGCCGGAGAGCGCGGTCCTACCGCGGCCTGCCCCTGTACCGGCGGAGGTAGCGGGAGCCCGCGCCCGGCGGCCAAAGGGCCATTAGGTGCCGCGGGATAGGTCGGCGGGACGGTACCTTGCCTCGCCCCCCACCCAGCCTCCGGTTCCTGAACCCACCGACGCTGTCTCCGCCGGCCGGCTATTCCCACGTCGCAGAGGCCACCGGGGGAAGGATCCTCTTCCTCTCGGGACAGGTGGCGCTCGAAGCCGCGGGCAAACTCGTCGGCCCGAACGATCTGGCGGCGCAGGCCCGCCAGGTGTTCAAGAACATCCAGGCGGGGTTGCAGGCGGCGGGCACGGACTTCGCCCATGTCGTCAAGCTCACGTACTACCTCGTGGACGCCTCCCAGATCGCGGTCGTCCGGGAGGTCCGGGATCAGTTCGTGGACACCAAGCATCCTCCGGCGAGCACGGCGGTCGAGATACGCCGCCTCGTCCGCGAGGACTTCCTCATCGAGGTCGACGCGGTCGCCATCGCCCCGGCTTGATCTCGAATCCCGGGCTCGCGTCGCTGCACCCCGGGTGAGGAACGCCCATGCCCACGGACGGCGCCTGCGGCTAAGGGAAGAATCCGAGGAGGACTACGACGGCCGGCCCACGGAGTAGGCGGCCCCGGCCTAGCGGACGAGGCCGAGCTGGCGGTGGAAGTCGAGCCGGTCCACCTGGTTCCACTCCTCGACGATCTTGCCGTGGGCGATCCGGTAGATCGCGATCCCGCTCATGCTCACCCGCTTCCCGGTGGGAGGCACGCCCAGGTACTCGCCGCGGTGGATCCCGCGTCCCGTGATCCGCACGACGACGCGGTCCCCGGCGGCGAAGATGTCGTCGATCACGTGCTCCGACTCCGCGAACGCCGCGGCGAAGCGCTGGAACTCCTGCTTGAGTCCCACGAGGCTTGGAGGCGACCCCGGCGTGGACGACGGGTCGTGTTCGACGTAGTCGGGCGCGAACACCTTGTCGAGGATTGCCTCGTTGCCCTTGTCGATCTCCGCGTACAGGTGGCGGATCAACGCGACGTTGGTCCTCTCGGACATGGGCCCCGGTTCGGGGAAGGGAATCCGGGTTTAAGTCGTCGACCGTCCTTCTTGGATGCACCGCCAGGGAATCCCTGGAGGAGGCCGTGCCATGAGCGAGAAACCGAGGACGTCGAGCGGCGGGCTGCCGCAGGGCCAGAAGGTGAATCTTGTCTCCCTCGTCGTATACCAAGAGGGCTCCGTGGTCAGCCGCACTCTGGTCGACGACCGGGCGGGCACGGTCACGTTGTTCGCCTTCGATCAAGGCCAGGGGCTGAGCGAGCACACGGCTCCCTACAACGCCCTGCTGCACGTCCTCGAGGGGGAGGCCCTCGTGACCGTCGCCGGAGTCGAGAACCGCGTGGCGTCCGGCGAGGCGATCCTGCTCCCGGCCGGCAAGCCCCACGCGGTCCGCGCGGCGACCCGATTCAAGATGCTCCTGACCATGGTGCGATCGGGCCGCTCCTCGCCTCGCCCAGGCTCGTAGGAGACGCTCCACCTCGCGGGCGATTTCGCGGACGGTCTCCCCCGCGGGCTGGGTCCGCGACGGCGAGGGCGAGCCGTGACAGTGCGAGCGTCTCCACCCCTTGCGGCGCCCGGATGCGCCTCCGTACGCCACGACTTGCGGTTTCGGATGGCCTCAGATCGCGCGCATCCGGTTGTTCCGGGCGTTGTGCTCGACCTCCGCCATGCCCAGTGCCTCCATGACCGGAGGTACGTAGTTCCCGAACCGGCCGCGGAATCCCTTCTTGAGCCCGTACCAGCCGCGGACGGGGTTCTTCGGAGATCGTGCCCAAGCCTCGACGGTCCCCTCAGGGGCGGGCTTCTGCTCGTCCGCGCTGCCCAGGGGCATCCAGTCGCCGTGCTCCTTGAGCATCTCGTGCAGGTCCTCGATGCAACACAGCTGGTACCGCAGCTCCGTGGATCCCGCCCGAATCACGAGGGCAGGCGGATTCGCGGAGTTGTCCTGGTACGCTTGGAACTCCGATTGCCCGCTCGGAGTCTTGAGAATCCACGGTTTCTCCTTCGTCCCCGATCCTTTCACGTCCGCCTTCGGCATGGCTGTCCCCCGACCGGCGGGAGGCATCGGACCCGAGAGTATCAACGTGTGCCCACAACTCCGCAATCGTCCCGCCACCCGAAGGCACTCGGGCGGAGGATGGGACCAACACGCCTTATGCGAGGAGACCGGTCCCGTGGCCTGAGGGAGTCCTCGTGCTGACGGCGGAGGAGCGACGGGTCCTCGCGGCGATTGACGATCGCAGGTCGGAGCTGGTCGACCTCCTCGTGCACCTGCTGCGGTTCCGGACCGTGACCCCCCTCATGGGCGAGCGGGCGAGTGGCCCGGACTACGTGAACCTCCAGGCATTCGTCGCGAAACGGATCGCGGCCCTGGGATTCAGAGTGGAAACATGGGATGCGGATGCCGCATCCCTCCCGAGATTCCCCGGCTCCGGCGTGGTGCCGGACCGCGACCTGCGCGACATGCCCGTCCTCGTGGGGCGGCGCGAAGGCCGCGGGCGGTCGCTCCTGCTCAACGCACACTACGACGTCGTCCCCGCGGGCGTGCTCGAGAACTGGAGCCAACCTCCCTTCGAAGGCGTGGTCGCGGACGGGAAGGTGTTCGGCCGCGGTGCGTGCGACATGAAGGGCGGCTTCGCCGCAATGCTCCATGCACTCGAGTGCATCGAGGCCGCGGGTGTCGATCTCCCCATGCCGCTCCTGTTCGAGTCGGTCCCCGACGAGGAGCAGACCTCGATGGGCACGCTCGCCTGCTGTGCACGCGGCCTACGTGCCGATGCCGCCATCATCCCGGAGCCCACGGATCTCCACGTCCTCGTGGCCGCACGCGGTTCGTTCAGCGGCAAGATCGTGGTCACGGGCCGCGCCGGACACTCGGAGATGGCCCAGCCGGCGTGGGAGCAAGGGGGCGCCGTCAACGCGATCGACAAGGCCGTGGAGGTCCTCCGAGGGCTCGAGGCGCTGAACGCGGAGTGGAAGGCGTCGCCGGCGAAGCGCCACAGGTACCTGGACCCCGACGTGATCGTCCCCACGATGATCCGCGGGGGCGAATGGGAGGTCATGTACCCGGAACGGGTCGAGATCACGTTCACGTCGGATTTCGTGCCCTCGACGAAGGACATGCGGGGCCAGATCCAGGCCGCCTTGGACCGTATCGCCGCCGCGGACCCGTGGATGCGGGAGCACCCGGCGGTCCTCGACGCGGGCGGCTGGCTGTACGGAGGCGAGGTGCGGGAGGACGAGGCAATCGTCCGGACCGCCTCCGCGGCCTTGGCCGATCTCGGGATCCCGCCGCAGCTCATCGGATGCGGGAGCCTCACGGACATGGTCCACCTGGTCAACTACTCGCACGTCCCCACGGTCTCCATAGGACCCTCCGTCGCAACGATCCACAAGGCGGACGAGCACGCGACGGTCGACGAACTCGTGGCCGTGGCGAAGGCGCTCGCCGTGACGATCCTGAGGTGGGGCCGAGCGGGCGTGTGACTAGAATCCTTCGATCCCCGGACGCCGGTTCTGCGCGGCGCGCTGGACGATGCGACGGATGTGCCGCTCCCGCGTCTCGGCCCGCTTGGCGTCCGTGACCCAGTGGATGCACGCATTCCGGTACGAGTTGCCCCACGCTCGGAAGTTCGCCCAAGCTTTGGGGTTCGCCCGCAGCGCTGCCCTCAGATCCGACGGCATGGGCGGGACGCGACTGGGTTGGACTGCTTGGGCCCACGCACCCAGGGCTTTGGCCGCCTCGACGACGGCGACACCCGCGGGCGCCACACGACCCTCGCGGGTGAGCCGCTCGACGCGGTCGCGGTTGGACACGGACCAGATGCTGTCTGGCCTCCGAGGGGTGAATCGCTGGACGAACCGCCGGGCATCGTGAGCCCGCAATTTGCCGTCGATCCAGCCGAAGCACAGCGCTTCCTCGAGCGCTTCGATGTAGTGAAGGCCATCGGGGGCGGACTTCTTGGAGAGGAACAGGAGGGCCTCCGCCTCCGTGGCATGATGGACCTCAAGCCACCTCCGCCACTCGCTCGCGTCGCGAAACTGCAGGGGCGTGCTCGCCATCCCTTGCGGTAAGGTTGTCGCGGGCAAGAAGCTACTCGGGGCAGGCTCGGCCCCCGAAGCCTTCATAAACCACCGGGTCTTCCGGCGGGCCACCATGGCCCGCTTCCCGGAAGCCGAGCGTCGGCTGTTGCACAAGATGATCTGCATGCAGTGCTACGCGCGGAACGCGCCGCGGGCCACGCGCTGCCGGAAGTGCGGGAGCACGGAGCTCCGGCCGAAGGCGAAGGAAGCCCGCAAGGAGTGATCGCCCCGCAGGGGCGGACGGCCGTGACTTATAGCCCGCCGATTGTGTAGGCATTCGTCCACCATGAGCTCGCGGGCGGGGTCCGTAGCCGGACTGGGGAAGCAGCGCGTCGAGTCCCTGACGGACGGCATCTTCGGCACGGTGATGACGATCCTCGGCCTCAGCCTGATCGTCCCGTACGTGACCGGGCCCGCGAACCAGCCGCTCCCGTCCCTGGCCGAACTCCTGCCCGGGGTCCTCGTCTACGCCCTGAGCTTCGTGATCATGGGCGTGTTCTGGGTCGGCCACCACGTCGTGTTCCACTACATCCGCCGCACGGACCGCACCCTGATCTGGCTGAACAACGGGTTCCTCCTGTTCATCGGCCTCCTCCCGCTCACCACCGCGCTCCTCGGCCGGCACGACCTCGTCCAGGCCACGCTGGTCGCCTACGGCCTCAACCTGATGGCGGTCCAGGCGTTCCTGTACGCGGCGTTCTGGTACGCCACGGTCCACCACCACCTCGTGGACGCGGACCTGGACGCGAACATCATCCGCTCCGGCCGCCGCCGGATCCTCCTGGGACCGTGCGTCTCCCTGATCGCGATCCTGTTCACCTTCGTGGACGCCTACATCAGCCTGGGGATCTTCGTCCTCTTCCCGATCCTGTTCATCCTGCCCGGGCAGATCGACGAGTTCTTCCGACGGCAGGAGCACCTGTAGCGCACGGGGTAATGCCGATGCCCGCCCGGAGGACCATCGAATGTTTCTTCGACGGCGCCTGCAAGGGGAACCAGTTCACGCGCAAAGGGCCCATGTGGGTCGCGTACGTGATCGGGGACGAGGAGCATGTCCACGAGATCCCGGACCTACCCTCGTCGCGCGGTCCGCCCCGGAGCAACAACATCGCGGAATACCAGGCCCTGATCCTGCTCCTGCAGCGGCTTCATGGGTTCGTTCCTGGGAATGGCTCAACTCGCTGGGTCGTGGCCGGCGACTCCCAGCTCGTCATCTACCAGATGCAGGGCCGGTACCGCGTCCGAGAGCCTCATCTCGTGGCGTTGCACGCCGAGGCCCGGCGGCTCGCCACGGGCCTCCCGGTCACGTTCCGGTGGGTGCCGCGGGGACGGAATTGCGCGGGGCACCTCCTCGAGTCGGTCTGAGCCCTGCGAAGGCTCGGGCCAAGCACTTTCACCGCTCTCCCGGGGCAACGCGGAAATACCCTGCCCGCACATGCGGGTGCCCCCGGTGGGGAGGAAGGAGAACCTTGGCGGAACCGAAACCCGGCAGCTTCGTGCACATCGAGATCGCCTCGACCGATCCGGCGAGGACGAAGAAGTTCTTCGAGGACGTCTTCGAGTGGGATTTCGAGTCCATCCCGGAGATGAACTACCACACGTACCAAGCACCTAGTCCGCCTCACGGCGGCCTCATGAGCCCTATGGAGAACCAGCACCCTGGCCTCCTGAACTACCTCATGTCCCACGACATCGACGCCGACGTGAAGAAGATCCAGGAGGCAGGGGGCCGCGTCCTCCAGCCCAAGATGGAGATCCCCGGCGTGGGCTGGTGGGCCTCGTTTGAGGAGCCGACCGGGATCGTCCTGGCCCTGTTCCAGAGCAACACCCCGGACCTCGCCGAGCGGCGCCGCGCCCGCGCACGTCAAGCCGCGCGCCGCGGACGGAAGACGAGCGGACGGGCGAAGGGCAAGAAGGGCAAGATAGGCCGCAAGAAATAGGACCGCGGCGGCCCGGGGCGAAACGGAACAAATCCCACAACGGACTAATGCCCCCCTCCGGCGATTCCGGATGCCGGAGGTGGGCAATTCCATGCCCTGCGCCAACATTGTGCCTAAGCCACCGAACTAGGACGAGGCGCGCAATCCCTGGCGGCTCTCGATGTCGACGAGCAACGCCTCGGCCTCTCGATTGAGTTTCATGTTGCCGATCCTTTTTGAAAGGACCACTGCTTCGAGCAGGTGGGTCGTAGCTTGGCTGACGTCGCCGTTGCGCATGTAGAACTCGCCAATTTGCCGAAGCGCCAGGGCGAGATCTGCGGGGCCTCCGTAGCGCCGCAGCGAGGCGAGCCCCGCCTCCCAAGCGATCCTCGCCCGAGCCCAGTGTCCAAGCCCCATCTGTCGTTGTCCCTCGTATGTCTTCAGCAAGGCCAGGGTGTCCTTCTCTTCGAGGGTCTCAAAATACCCCCCTGCTTCCTGAACAAGATTTCCTGCTTCGTGGAATCGCCTGAGCTCGATGAGAGCTCCAGTCCGGCCAAGGGCGGCATAGGCTGTAAGACGCAAGTTGCCAAGGAGTCGCGCGATTTCCCCGCCCTTCTCATAATGGGCGAGGCTTTCCTCCAGGTTTCCGATCTCCTCAAGCGTGGTGCCGACAACGATGTGCGCACGGGCGACCGCCGTGAGGTTGGCCGAGCGTTCTGCCACTCGCAAGCCCTCTAGTGTCAACTCGAGCCCCCTTTCCTGAGCGCCTTGTCGCGTTTGGAGGCTGCCGAGCGCGAGTAGCGTCCTCGAGAGAGCCGCGCGATCCGGCAGGTCCGTAGCAAGATCGACCGCTTCATCGAGATGGTTGGCCGCCTGGCCCAGGTTCCCGAGCGCCTGCTCCGCAAGGGCCATCTCACGAAGCACTTCCGCCATCTCAACGGGGTTTCTCTCCTGAAGTAGGCGGGCCCGAGCCTCCACCAGGTACCCCAGAGCTGTGGAGTACCGATTCCGGCAACGCTCGAGAAAGGCCATCTTGCGCAGGATTCTGGGTACCCGTGTGCGCAGCTCAGAGCTCTCGGCCAGCTTCTCTGCATGTCCGTACTGGAACAGAGCGGGTCCCACATGCCCACGGATGCGGAGGCTGTCCCCGAGCACCTCCGCAAAGATACAGAATGCGGTGGGATTGCTTTCGTCGAGAGTCAGGCCGCGCGCGAGGCCAGATATTTCCTCTGCAGCCACAGAGTCAAGCAGAGATCCATCCTCTGCGTCCAACAACGCTGCCGCTTCCAGCGCCTTTCCCGCTTCGAGAAGGTGATACACCCCCTCCCATCTTTCGCGGGGGTCTGAGGCCCGAAGCAGGGTGGATGCCGCGCGCGAGTGGAGCCTCCGCCGTTTGGCGTCCGAAATCTGGCTCCCGACGAACTCGCGAACGAGATCATGCATCTCAAATCCGCCGGCGACTGTCCGCTCGAGTAGGCTCCGTTCCGCGAGGTTTCCCAGGGTTCTGGGGTCCGCCGAAGCCACATCCTCCAGAGTGCGTTCGTTTACCGCCCTTCGAAAGATCGAGGCGGCCTCCAAGACCGACCGGTCCTTTGTGGACAGGGAATCCCAGACCTCATCCCGTAGATACCGTTGCACCACTGAACCCCGACCGGTCCCCGTCGAGGCCGCGAGATGCAGCAGGAGTGGATGCCCACGCGTCTTGCGGATGATTTCATCTGCGAGGTTGGACTCCGGACCGAGGCCGCGGGACCGAAGGAGAGTCCTCGAGGCGCTCGAATCGAGACCCTGCACTTGGCGTGCGTCGAGCAATGAAGTTCGTCGGCTTCGGTGGCTCAGCCACTTCGGGAATCGGCGGCCTATGAGGATGACACGACAAGCGAATTGTGCGTTTGTGCCAGCGAACAGGCTCGAAATCAGTCTCGCCAGGTCCCTCGATGCCTGATCCGCGTTGTCGAGGACCACGAGGATCGGCCCTTCATCTAGGTCCCGCTTGAGGACGCGTGCGATGAACGCGGGGTCCAGGGGGACTCCCTGGGAGAGATGGGCCGCCAGGGTGGGCTTCCCGAGCGCCGCGAGGAACGCACCGAAATCGCTCAAGAGGCCCGCGGGCGTCGACGAGCGGTGTGCCTCGAACCCATACACAGGCACCCCTAGCCCCCGCCCTTGGGCCCATGTGGCCACGAGGGCGCTCTTCCCGATCCCCGC
Coding sequences:
- a CDS encoding TMEM175 family protein, producing the protein MSSRAGSVAGLGKQRVESLTDGIFGTVMTILGLSLIVPYVTGPANQPLPSLAELLPGVLVYALSFVIMGVFWVGHHVVFHYIRRTDRTLIWLNNGFLLFIGLLPLTTALLGRHDLVQATLVAYGLNLMAVQAFLYAAFWYATVHHHLVDADLDANIIRSGRRRILLGPCVSLIAILFTFVDAYISLGIFVLFPILFILPGQIDEFFRRQEHL
- a CDS encoding ribonuclease HI family protein, which produces MPARRTIECFFDGACKGNQFTRKGPMWVAYVIGDEEHVHEIPDLPSSRGPPRSNNIAEYQALILLLQRLHGFVPGNGSTRWVVAGDSQLVIYQMQGRYRVREPHLVALHAEARRLATGLPVTFRWVPRGRNCAGHLLESV
- a CDS encoding VOC family protein is translated as MAEPKPGSFVHIEIASTDPARTKKFFEDVFEWDFESIPEMNYHTYQAPSPPHGGLMSPMENQHPGLLNYLMSHDIDADVKKIQEAGGRVLQPKMEIPGVGWWASFEEPTGIVLALFQSNTPDLAERRRARARQAARRGRKTSGRAKGKKGKIGRKK
- a CDS encoding AAA family ATPase — its product is MVRRYVRKRTFTTRDRVLIHLSTDALRPEEQTQEGIAAATRSGRSTLTKWLDRLERRGLVTRDRIRLPGHPLPKYAYRLREAGWRTASALRQELTSQVVTVRVPSLGELSVRISEVPNLASAQLDLTAALASVRKGRLDLGKAPVSGKSRGPVVWGSGLRRVDRFFGREAEFRDLDAWWATGSRMLLVTGLAGIGKSALVATWAQGRGLGVPVYGFEAHRSSTPAGLLSDFGAFLAALGKPTLAAHLSQGVPLDPAFIARVLKRDLDEGPILVVLDNADQASRDLARLISSLFAGTNAQFACRVILIGRRFPKWLSHRSRRTSLLDARQVQGLDSSASRTLLRSRGLGPESNLADEIIRKTRGHPLLLHLAASTGTGRGSVVQRYLRDEVWDSLSTKDRSVLEAASIFRRAVNERTLEDVASADPRTLGNLAERSLLERTVAGGFEMHDLVREFVGSQISDAKRRRLHSRAASTLLRASDPRERWEGVYHLLEAGKALEAAALLDAEDGSLLDSVAAEEISGLARGLTLDESNPTAFCIFAEVLGDSLRIRGHVGPALFQYGHAEKLAESSELRTRVPRILRKMAFLERCRNRYSTALGYLVEARARLLQERNPVEMAEVLREMALAEQALGNLGQAANHLDEAVDLATDLPDRAALSRTLLALGSLQTRQGAQERGLELTLEGLRVAERSANLTAVARAHIVVGTTLEEIGNLEESLAHYEKGGEIARLLGNLRLTAYAALGRTGALIELRRFHEAGNLVQEAGGYFETLEEKDTLALLKTYEGQRQMGLGHWARARIAWEAGLASLRRYGGPADLALALRQIGEFYMRNGDVSQATTHLLEAVVLSKRIGNMKLNREAEALLVDIESRQGLRASS